One Setaria italica strain Yugu1 chromosome I, Setaria_italica_v2.0, whole genome shotgun sequence DNA window includes the following coding sequences:
- the LOC101779375 gene encoding peroxidase 2, with translation MAKLSAAVLSLCVVLAFLAGQSAAGRYYSDKVQDKVRKEVEKAMAYNPGLGAALVRLVFHDCWINGCDGSVLLDKTPTDGTNTEKKAVTNIGLAGFEVIDTIKQKVGANTSCADILVFAGRDAADILSGGKIFYKLDGGLKDGVVSSAAAADANLPESTFDFTDLQNNFAASGRGFTVKELVALSGAHSIGVAHLSSYQDRLAADATPIDSDYQLALNKTTPLELLKKGQNPTVPNNPRDASAAFQKDAAYDPVTLGVSPTRNVLDNSYYHNNLENKVLFKSDWVLRTDGVAAGKLQDYKDNAAMWNSDFAAAMAKLSGLPPQGKNLEIRKNCRFTNQQYYY, from the exons ATGGCGAAGCTCAGCGCCGCCGTGCTATCTCTGTGCGTGGTTCTCGCCTTCCTCGCCGGGCAGTCGGCCGCCGGCCGGTACTACTCGGACAAAGTCCAGGACAAGGTGAGGAAGGAAGTGGAGAAGGCCATGGCGTACAACCccggcctcggcgccgccctCGTCCGCTTGGTGTTCCATGACTGCTGGATCAAT GGTTGTGATGGATCCGTGCTCCTCGACAAGACGCCAACCGACGGCACCAACACCGAGAAGAAGGCGGTCACCAACATCGGCCTCGCCGGCTTCGAGGTCATCGACACCATCAAGCAGAAGGTCGGCGCCAACacctcctgcgccgacatcctcgtCTTCGCGGGGCGCGACGCCGCGGACATCCTCAGCGGCGGCAAGATCTTCTACAAGCTCGACGGCGGCCTCAAGGACGGCGTCGTCtcgtccgccgcggccgcggacgcCAACCTCCCCGAGTCCACCTTCGACTTCACCGATCTGCAGAACAACTTCGCCGCGTCCGGCCGCGGGTTCACCGTCAAGGAGCTCGTCgcgctctccggcgcgcacTCCATCGGCGTCGCGCACCTCTCGTCCTACCAGGACCgtctcgccgccgacgccacgcCCATCGACTCCGACTACCAGTTGGCGCTGAACAAGACGACGCCCCTGGAGTTGCTCAAGAAGGGGCAGAACCCGACGGTGCCCAACAACCCCCGCGACGCGAGCGCCGCGTTCCAGAAGGACGCCGCCTACGACCCCGTGACGCTGGGGGTGAGCCCGACCAGGAACGTCCTGGACAACAGCTACTACCACAACAACCTCGAGAACAAGGTGCTATTCAAGTCCGACTGGGTGCTGCGCACggacggcgtcgccgccggcaagcTGCAGGATTACAAGGACAACGCGGCGATGTGGAACTCCGacttcgccgccgccatggccaagcTCAGCGGCCTTCCCCCCCAGGGCAAGAATTTGGAGATCAGGAAGAACTGCAGGTTCACCAACCAGCAGTACTACTACTAG